The genomic window AAGCAGGAAAAGTAGTTTCAGGAGATGATATTTTCAATTCTCCTAAGTATGGCCAGGATAGATCCTTGGGGAAAAGTTCGTTATCTTCCAGATCTGAACCATTTGCCACATTGGCCCCAGCTGCGGCTAGGCCCTCATGTTCTCCTGCACTCATGGACCCCGCCCTCAAGAACCTCAGAGACCACTTAGAAAACATTTGtggtaaaaataaatatgagtttgtttcttcatttactGAGAGGGCATGTAGTTCAGGGCAATCAGCTTTCTCCGAAAGTAGTGAAAAGCTAGACATTTTAGAGAGCTCAGAAGTAATTACTCCACCTCTAGCTCAAGCCATCAGAGATTATGTGGATTCTCTGTTAATGAAGGCAGGAGTAAGTAAATTACCTGGAATTTCTAACTCCGGTTTAACTGGTGTAGAAAGCCCACATAAAGAGGTTGGCCCATCTCAGTTTCAAAAAACTGAATTCACATGTTCTCCCAAAAAATTCCCCAGACTTCATGAGACTTCAGCTAAGGAAAGAGACTCAGCTTCTCTTGATGCCTCTCAAGATCATGTAGCACCTTCTGCTTTTGCAAAGGCTGTCATTGCCCAGTCACTCAGGTCCTTGGGCATAGAAGCTCCTAAGGAATGTCAGCATGACACATTCAACAATCCAGAACCATCTTTTCCCCTCCATGAatctattttaaagataattgatGAGGAATGGAGTCACATTGATAGGCCGATCCCTTCAGTGGCTAGCAAATATCCAATTTCTTCTAGTGAGAAACCCCACATGCTGTCGGTTCCCAAAGTGGATGATGAAATCCTAGAGTTGACCTCTGGAGTCACTTCCTCAGCATCCACTCAGGCTTGCAATGAGCAACTTGATCTTGCCTTTTGTAGAACATATGAAGCAGGAGCAGGAGCCCTGCAGATTGCAGCCCATACTGCTTTTGTTGCTCGGGCCTTACAAACAGATATTGGTCGGGTAGCACACATTCTCAGCTCTGATCTCAGTCAGATACCGGAGGCACTTGGGACTCTGAGCAAGGCATACAATGCAGCCTCATTTCTCTGTGATGCCGCCTTTGATGAAGTAAGGATGACAGCTTGTGCCATGGGATCGTCTACTGTGGGGCGCCGGCACCTCTGGCTGAATAATGACAAAGTCAGCCCCACTCATAAGAACAAGCTATTGGCCCTTCCTCTGAAAGGGGGAACACTCTTTGGAGGGGAAGTACAGAAAGTTATTAAAAAGCGTGGGAAGAGACAATGATGCAGTCATAAGGAGAGGTCTTTCCCATCCTGTTAAGGCATGAAAAGCACTAGAGGCTTGGCTAGTAGTGATTTTTACCCGATAGAGGCTAAGCTCAATTCAATCTGTGCTTTTTCTTTACAATGGTAAAAAACCATATTCCTAAAGCATTCAAAATACA from Macrotis lagotis isolate mMagLag1 chromosome 2, bilby.v1.9.chrom.fasta, whole genome shotgun sequence includes these protein-coding regions:
- the TMPO gene encoding thymopoietin isoform X1, whose protein sequence is MPEFLEDPSVLTKERLKSELLAHHVALPAGEQRKDVYVQLYLQHLTARNRPPPPAPPPPANSRAPPDFSSDDEREPTPVPGRGRGGAAAGRKATKKTDKPRSEEKEDLDVTELTNEELLSQLVKYGVNPGPIVGTTRKLYEKKLLKLREHGPESRSSTPLPTVSSATENAKQNGNDDSDRYSDNEEGKKKEHKKVKSTRETVRISELPTSPSGGFFQAVSFPEIRARPPLGWTELQAAKRGRSSDRDPFREPLSASSSLGVEQAGKVVSGDDIFNSPKYGQDRSLGKSSLSSRSEPFATLAPAAARPSCSPALMDPALKNLRDHLENICGKNKYEFVSSFTERACSSGQSAFSESSEKLDILESSEVITPPLAQAIRDYVDSLLMKAGVSKLPGISNSGLTGVESPHKEVGPSQFQKTEFTCSPKKFPRLHETSAKERDSASLDASQDHVAPSAFAKAVIAQSLRSLGIEAPKECQHDTFNNPEPSFPLHESILKIIDEEWSHIDRPIPSVASKYPISSSEKPHMLSVPKVDDEILELTSGVTSSASTQACNEQLDLAFCRTYEAGAGALQIAAHTAFVARALQTDIGRVAHILSSDLSQIPEALGTLSKAYNAASFLCDAAFDEVRMTACAMGSSTVGRRHLWLNNDKVSPTHKNKLLALPLKGGTLFGGEVQKVIKKRGKRQ